The DNA window CACCGGCACACGCTCGGATCGTCCTCCGCCACCGTGGTCTCGCCGCACGCGTCGCAATACCACGCGGGAATGCGGTGGCCCCACCACAACTGGCGCGAAATACACCAGTCGTGGATGTTGGTCATCCATTCGAAGTACGTCTTCGTCCAGTTGTCGGGCAGGAAGACGACGCGGCCCTCCTCGACGGCGCGGATCGCGTCGGCGGCGAGGGGGCCAATCTTGACGAACCACTGCTTCGACACGAGCGGCTCGACCACGGTGCCGCACCGATCACAATGCCCGACGGCGTGCCGATGCTCGACAATCTTCTCGAGCACGCCTTCGCCCTGCAGCCGATCCACGAGCGCCTTGCGGGCCTTGAAGCGATCCTGGCCGGCATAGGGCCCGGCCTCCGCGGTCATGTTGCCGTCTTCGTCGATCACCGACACGCTCGGGAGGGAGTGGCGCTGGCCCATCGCGAAATCGTTGGGATCGTGGGCCGGGGTCACCTTGACCGCTCCCGTGCCAAACGCCGGGTCGACAAAGGCATCCGCCACGATCGGCAGCACGCGGCCGATCACGGGCAGCACGACACGCGCTCCGACCAGGTGGCGGTACCGCTCGTCATCCGGGTTCACCGCAATGGCCGTATCACCCAGCATCGTCTCCGGGCGGGTGGTGGCCACTGTCACACCGGCGCCGCCACCGGCTCGCGCGTACCGGATGAAGTAGAGCTTGCCGTCGCTTTCCCGGTGCTGCACCTCGAGGTCTGACAGCGCCGTCCGGCACCGCGGGCACCAGTTGACGATGTACTTGTCGCGATAGATGAGCCCCTCGCGGTACAGCGAGACGAACTCGCGGCGCACGGCGCGCGTCAGGCCGGGATCGAGCGTGAACCTCTCGCGCGACCAGTCGACCGAGTCGCCCAGCTTCCGCATCTGCTCCGTGATAATCGCGTGGCTGACCTTCACCCATTCCCACACGCGGGCTTCGAAGGCCTCGCGGCCGAGGTCGTGGCGGGTCTTCTTCTCCTGGGCGAGCTGCTTCTCCACGACGTTCTGCGTCGCGATGCCGGCATGATCGGTCCCCGGTAACCACAGCACGTCATAGCCCTGCATCCGCTTCCAGCGCGCGATGATGTCGGGCATCGTGTGGTTGAGGGCGTGCCCCATGTGCAGCGACCCGGTCACGTTGGGCGGAGGCAGCACCATGCTGAAGGCGGGCTTGCCGCTCGCCGGGTCGGCGCGAAATGCGCCAATCGATTCCCAGAAACTGTACCAGCGTGCGTCAACGTCTCGGTGATCGAAGGCCTTCGGTAGCTCGGACATCAGGTTCCCTGGAGATTCGTAAAGGGTACAGCGTACCCGCACAGCCGCCCGCCTATCAAGCGACGACTCCGGCTTCTCGCAGCCCTACTTGATGGTGGCTTTGACCCGGTCGATCTCTTCGCGAACCAGCTTCTCGGCGATGCGGGAGACGATGTCGGTCACCGTGTCGCGGACGACGCGGTCCGACATCCGATCGAGCACCTCGCTCGTGACGCGGCCGACCAGCATGTGAACGTCTTCGGGTGAGAGCGGGGAGACCGATTTGGCTGTTGCGTCGTGTCCCGGGATCGCCTGGCCGTGTTCGGCCGCCAGCAGCGCAGAGAAGGCCTGGGCGATGGCGGGAGCGTGAGCAACCGGCCGGGACTCGGTTCCAGCCGCCAGAGGCTGTTCGACCGATGTCGATAACCACTGCGGCTCCTCGAACGCCCCGGCGCTATGACCCGACGGCACCGGCGGCAGGCCCTGTCTCCCGGACCTGTGCGGCGCCTGCTGCAGCGTGGCGAACGCGGCATCGAGCTTCTCGAAGTAGTCGTCGAGCTCCGCTGCCGGGGAGGCTGGGGGAGAAGCGGGCACGCCAGCGGGATTCGGCTGGCCGGTTCCGTCGGATGGGGAGCGGCCTTCCTGGGGGGCTTGCGGCAGCGACTCGAACGGATTGGGACGCACCCCGGACGCGGCGAGATTCGGCGCGGGCGCCGTCGCCTCGAAGGCCTCGACGGGAGGCGCGTCGAGCACGGGCTCAACCGAGAGAGCGGGTACCGGCGCCAGCAGAGGATCGACTCTCGCAGGAGAAGAGATCGACGCGGGCGGCGACGGGGCAGACTCGAGCAGTTCGTTCACGCGCGTAATCACGATCTGGGGCTCGAACGGCTTTGCCAGCACGCCAGCGCATCCGACCGCCTGCGCCCGCTGTTCGTCGATTGGTTCGAATGCACCGGTCAGCAGAAGCACCGGGATATGAGAGAGATGTGGCGTGTTCTTGACGTAGGCCGCGACCTCGTAGCCATCCTTTTCGGGCATACCCACGTCGGCCAGCACGATATCCGGGCGGTCGGCCTCGATGCGGCGGATCGCTTCGCGTCCATCGCCGACCGCGATCACCTCGATGTCTTCGTCGGCGAAGGTCAGCTCGATGACGCGCTGGATGGTGACGCTGTCGTCGGCCAGCAAAAGCCTGTACGGCATAGCTCCAAGTAACTGAACAGAAACGTGTTAGCGCCAGCCCGGCGTACCCCGGGACAGCGTAGTCCCAGGCTGCTCGAGAGTCAAGCCGCCGCTACGACTTATCGGAACATCCGCGACCGCCGATTAGTCTGACTTCGAGATTCACGCGGTCTCCGCTCTGGAGCGGACGTGACTGGTGATGTAGTCGATGATTTCCCGCATCGACGTGCCGGGCCGGAAGACCCCGTGGATGCCGACTTCGGCGAGCCGCGCCACATCAAGATCGGGGATGATGCCGCCGACCACGACGATGACGTCGTCGAGACCCTGTTCCTTGAGCAGGCGCATGACCTCCGGACAGATATGGTTGTGCGCCCCTGAGAGAATCGACAAACCGATGACGTCGGCGTCTTCCTGTATGGCGGCGCTGACAATCTGGAGAGGCGTCTGCCGGAGCCCGGTGTAGATCACTTCCATCCCGGCGTCGCGCAGCGCTCGCGCGATGACCTTCGCGCCGCGGTCATGTCCGTCGAGCCCGGGTTTTGCGATCACCACTCTAATCTTTGACATAGGTGCCCAGTAGTCAGTAGTCGGTAGCTTCTTGATTCTTACTTCTGCCTCGCAACGCTAAATCACCGGCTGCTCTACGTACTCGCCCCACACCTCACGAAGCGCATCACACATCTCGCCGACCGTCGCGTACGCGCGCGTGGCCTCGAGCAGCGGGATCATCGTGTTCGCCTTGCCCTCGGCCGCCCGCTTGAGATTGTCCAGCGCCGTGCGCACGCGACCATGGTCGCGATCGCGGCGGAGCGCCTGGAGCCGCTCGATTTGACGGGCTGCGGCGGCTTCGTCTATCGAGAGGATGGGCACTCCCCTGTCCTCCCCGACAGCGAACCGGTTGACGCCGACGACGATCTTCTCGTGTCGCTCCACGGCCTGCTGATAGCGGTAGGCGCTGTCGGCGATCTCGCGCTGCGGGAACCCGCGCTCGATGGCCGCGACCATGCCACCCATCCGATCGATCCTGTCGAAGTACTCGAGCGCCTCTCTTTCCAGGTCGAGCGTCAGCTTCTCGAGGAAGTACGAACCCCCGAATGGATCGACCGCGTTGGTGACGCCGCTTTCGTGAGCGATGATTTGCTGCGTCCGAAGGGCGAGTGTCGCGGCCTCCGCCGTGGGCAGCGCCAGTGCCTCGTCGAGCGAGTTGGTGTGGAGGGACTGGGTGCCACCGAGCACGGCCGAGAGCGCCTGGAGCGCCACGCGAACGACGTTGTTGTACGGCTGCTGGGCCGTGAGCGACACGCCGGCGGTCTGCGTATGAAAGCGGAGCTTCCATGAGCGCTCGTTCTTCGCCCCGAAACGGTCGCGCATCACGTGGGCCCAGATCTTCCGGGCTGCGCGGTACTTCGCCAGCTCCTCGAAGAAGTCGCTGTGCGCGTTGAAGAAGAAGGAGATCCGCGGCGCGAACTGGTCGACATCCAGGCCCGCGTCAACGCCGTACTGGACGTACTCCACGCCGTCGCGCAGGGTAAAGGCCAGCTCCTGGAGCGCCGTCGCACCGGCCTCCCTGATGTGATAGCCGCTCACCGAGATCGTGTTCCACTTCGGCACCTGCTCGGCGCAGAATCCGAACACGTCGGTGATCAGGCGCATCGAGGGGCGCGGCGGATAGATGTACTCCTTCTGCGCGATGAACTCTTTCAGGATGTCGTTCTGGATGGTGCCGGAAATCGTCCGCCAGTCGGCCCCCTGCTGCTCCGCGACCACCAGATACATGGCCAACAGCATCGGCGCCGGCGAATTGATCGTCATCGACGTCGTGATGTCGGCAAGCGAAATGCCCTCGAACAGCGTCTCCATGTCGGCCAGCGACGCGATGCTGACGCCGCACTTCCCGACCTCGCCCAACGACAGTTCGTGGTCCGGGTCGCGCCCCATCAAGGTCGGCAGGTCGAACGCGACACTCAGGCCGGTGCCTCCGGCCGCGAGCAGATGCTTGTAGCGCCCGTTGGTCTCCTCCGGCGTCCCAAACCCCGAAAACTGTCTCATCGTCCATGGTTTGCCGCGATAACCGGTCGGATGAATGCCCCTCGTATACGGAAACTGGCCCGGCTCGGCCAGATCCTGCGTCTCGTCCCACCCCGCGAGTGATTCGCGCGTGTAGAGGCGATCGATTGGCCGTCCGGAGATCGTGGTAAACGAGGCTTCCCTCTCGCCGGTCTTGCGCGGAGCTGGATCCCGCGTCTCGGTTTCCCGGCGCGCGCTGCCAGCGGTTGCCTCGGAGGCCGGCGTCTTCATATCTGACAGTCTATACCGAAGTGACGCAGGACCAAGGGAGCGGGTGGAGCGGCCGGGCTGGCGCAATTCCTATTCTTTTGGTGTGGCTTGACTTGGCTCGGGGCAATCGATACTCTGGCCCGAAGTCCATTCAGGGGTTGCACTTGGCTCGTGCATGCAATCTCCTGCAGATGCCCCCCGGTGAGACGAGAGCGTTTCTATTCCTGGCGTGGTTCAGTCCGAATTCATCAACCGTTGAGGATGGCGCTGCGGCGCCGAAGGAGTGCGACAGTGTCCAAGCCATTCAATCCGTTTGAAATGGCGCAGGCCCAGTTCGACAAGGTGGCCGACATCCTGGATCTGGATGCCGGTACCCGCGACTTGCTGCGGTGGCCGATGCGCGAGTTTCAGTTTGCGATTCCCGTTCGCATGGATGACGGAAAAGTGAAGGTGTTCCGCGGCTTCCGCGTGCAGCACAACGATGCCCGCGGCCCGAACAAGGGCGGCATCCGCTTCCATCCGCACGAGACCATCGACACGGTGCGCGCGCTCGGGACGTGGATGACGTGGAAGTGCGCGGTCGTCGACATTCCGCTTGGTGGCGGAAAGGGCGGCGTCATCTGCGATCCGCACCACCTGAGCGCCCGCGAACAGGAAGCGATCTGCCGCGGCTGGGTGCGGCAACTCGCCAAGCAGGTGGGCTACGCACGCGACGTCCCGGCGCCCGACGTGATGACCAATCCGCAGCACATGGTGTGGATGATGGACGAGCTCGAGGTCATCCACGGCGGCAAGGAGCCCGGCTTCATCACAGGGAAACCCGTGGGCATGGGGGGCTCGCTCGGCCGCACCGAGGCCACCGGCCACGGCGTCATCTACACGGTCCGCGAGGCGTGCAAGCTGCTGGGGATGGACATCACCAAGTCGACGGCTGCGTTGCAGGGCTTCGGCAACGTGGCGCAGTACGCCGTGCAGTTGTTCACCAAGTACGGCGGCAGGGTGATCAGCGTGTCGTGCTGGGACGAGGCCGACCAGAAGACCTACACGTTCCGCAAGATGGATGGCGTGACGTTCGAAGGCCTGATCGGGATCACCGACAAGTTCGGCAGCGTCGACAAAGCGAAGGCCAAGGCCCTCGGTTACGAGATTCTGCCGGGCGACGCCTGGATCGAGCAGGACGTCGACATCCTCATCCCGGCCGCCATCGAGAACCAGATCACCGGCGACAACGTGAACCGGATCGCCAAGAGGGTCAAGCTGATCGCCGAGGGTGCCAACGGCCCGACCACGCCCGAAGCCGACAAGGTCATCGAATCGCGCGGCATTTTCGTGATTCCGGACTTCCTGTGCAACGCGGGTGGCGTCACCTGCAGCTACTTCGAGCAGGTCCAGGGCAACATGAACTACTACTGGCCCAAGGAAGAAGTCCTGAGCAAGCTCGACCACATCATGACCAACGCGTTCCACAGCGTGGCGGAACTGGCCAAGAGCAAGAAGCTGTACACGCGCGACGCGGCCTACGTCATCGCGATCAATCGCGTGGCGAGCGCCTGCCACCAGCGCGGGTGGGTGTAGAGACAAGTTACCGCGGGGGCGCAATTCACCGCGCCCCTGCTTCTCACCCGCCGGCACACTCCCCCCTCTCCAGTTGAGTCCCTCACCATCGTCAGGCCATACTGGTGTCACTGATGACGACTCCTGGCGACGGCCCCATCGACATGTTCGACCGCCTGCGCGAGCGGGCGAAGGAGTTGAACTGCCTCTACCAGGTGCACGATCTGACGTCTGATCCTGAGCGGACGCCAGACGACGTGTGTCGCGGCATGGTCACGGCGATGCCGCCGGGCTGGCTGCACCCGGATTCGTGCTGGGCGAAGATCACGATCGACTCGTCGATCTACGAACCGCCGCTCGTCACCGAGACGCCGTGGGCGCTGCGGGCGCCGGTGCTGGTGATGGGCAAACCGGTGGGCGCGGTGGAGGTGTTCTATTCACGCCAGTTTCCCAAGGCCGACGAAGGCCCGTTCCTCAAGGAGGAGCGCCGCCTGATCGACGCGGCCGCCGCGCTGCTCGGGCAGTACCTCACGGAGCGGCGCCTCCGCGGGATGGTGCGCCACTGGCACGTCTCGCTCGAGCGGCTGCCCGCCGACGACCGCCGCGAATGGCGCATCATCGTCGAGTTCCTCCGCCGCACGGATCCGCACCTGCTGCAACGCGTGTCGCGGCGGATGCTCAACCACCTGGTCTGGCAGGGCATCGAGGAAGCGCAGAACCTGCTCGAACGTCTGGGTGCCAATCAGCGCGACCGGGAAACCTCAGACGAGAATCGCCCGCTCGAGCGCGCGAGTCTCGACGAGGTCATGGGCATCACCAATGCGGCGTTCCGGATTGCCGCCTCGAACCTGAGCGACGACGAGATCGCGCACGTGATCGAATTGTGGGTCAAGGACGACAAGTGCGGATTCCTCGTCGAGGCCGTCGAGAATCAGCGCACGTCGCTCGGCGAGATCGCGGATGCGCTCGAACACTTTCAGCAGATGGGGTTCGAGGACAAGGAACTGTCGCGCTCGGTGCAGCTGGGCCTGCGCGTGTCGCTGGTCCGGCGGTTCCTCACTGAGGACATCGAGTACATCAACACGGCCAAGCACTACCTGCACGTGCACGACTTCTGCGACATCGTGCAGCGCGTCGTTTCGCCCGCCGGATCGCGGGGCAAATTGGGGGGCAAGAGTTCGGGCTTGCTGCTGGCCCACAACATCGTGCGCCGGTCGGAAGAGTACGAGGATGCGCTTGGCGCCATCAAGATCCCGAAGACCTGGTATCTCACGTCGGACGGGATCCTCGCCTTTATCGACCACAACCACCTGCAGGACATCCACAACCGCAAGTACCTCGAGATCGAACAGGTCCGCAAGGAATACCCGCATATCGTCCAGGCGTTCAAGAACTCGGACTTTCCGAAGGAAATTCTCAAGGGACTGGCGGTCACGCTCGACGACATGGGCGATCGCCCCCTCATCGTCCGCAGTTCGAGCCTGCTCGAGGACCGGATTGGATCGGCGTTCTCGGGCAAGTACAAGAGTCTGTTTCTGGCCAACCGCGGCACCAAGCGGGAGCGGATGCTGGCGCTGCTCGATGCGATCGCCGAAGTGTACGCCTCGATCTTCAGCCCCGATCCGATCGAGTACCGCGCCGAGCGCGGCCTGCTCGATCTGCACGAGGAAATGGGCGTGATGATCCAGGAAGTGGTCGGCACGAAGGTCGGCCGCTACTTTCTGCCAGCGTTTGGCGGCGTTGCGGTCAGCAACAACGAGTTCCGGTGGTCGCCGCGCATCACGCGCGAGGACGGTCTGGTGCGCATGGTGCCAGGCCTCGGCACGCGGGCGGTCGATCGGCTGAGCGACGACT is part of the Acidobacteriota bacterium genome and encodes:
- a CDS encoding response regulator; this translates as MPYRLLLADDSVTIQRVIELTFADEDIEVIAVGDGREAIRRIEADRPDIVLADVGMPEKDGYEVAAYVKNTPHLSHIPVLLLTGAFEPIDEQRAQAVGCAGVLAKPFEPQIVITRVNELLESAPSPPASISSPARVDPLLAPVPALSVEPVLDAPPVEAFEATAPAPNLAASGVRPNPFESLPQAPQEGRSPSDGTGQPNPAGVPASPPASPAAELDDYFEKLDAAFATLQQAPHRSGRQGLPPVPSGHSAGAFEEPQWLSTSVEQPLAAGTESRPVAHAPAIAQAFSALLAAEHGQAIPGHDATAKSVSPLSPEDVHMLVGRVTSEVLDRMSDRVVRDTVTDIVSRIAEKLVREEIDRVKATIK
- a CDS encoding cobalamin B12-binding domain-containing protein — translated: MSKIRVVIAKPGLDGHDRGAKVIARALRDAGMEVIYTGLRQTPLQIVSAAIQEDADVIGLSILSGAHNHICPEVMRLLKEQGLDDVIVVVGGIIPDLDVARLAEVGIHGVFRPGTSMREIIDYITSHVRSRAETA
- a CDS encoding methylmalonyl-CoA mutase family protein, producing MKTPASEATAGSARRETETRDPAPRKTGEREASFTTISGRPIDRLYTRESLAGWDETQDLAEPGQFPYTRGIHPTGYRGKPWTMRQFSGFGTPEETNGRYKHLLAAGGTGLSVAFDLPTLMGRDPDHELSLGEVGKCGVSIASLADMETLFEGISLADITTSMTINSPAPMLLAMYLVVAEQQGADWRTISGTIQNDILKEFIAQKEYIYPPRPSMRLITDVFGFCAEQVPKWNTISVSGYHIREAGATALQELAFTLRDGVEYVQYGVDAGLDVDQFAPRISFFFNAHSDFFEELAKYRAARKIWAHVMRDRFGAKNERSWKLRFHTQTAGVSLTAQQPYNNVVRVALQALSAVLGGTQSLHTNSLDEALALPTAEAATLALRTQQIIAHESGVTNAVDPFGGSYFLEKLTLDLEREALEYFDRIDRMGGMVAAIERGFPQREIADSAYRYQQAVERHEKIVVGVNRFAVGEDRGVPILSIDEAAAARQIERLQALRRDRDHGRVRTALDNLKRAAEGKANTMIPLLEATRAYATVGEMCDALREVWGEYVEQPVI
- a CDS encoding Glu/Leu/Phe/Val dehydrogenase translates to MALRRRRSATVSKPFNPFEMAQAQFDKVADILDLDAGTRDLLRWPMREFQFAIPVRMDDGKVKVFRGFRVQHNDARGPNKGGIRFHPHETIDTVRALGTWMTWKCAVVDIPLGGGKGGVICDPHHLSAREQEAICRGWVRQLAKQVGYARDVPAPDVMTNPQHMVWMMDELEVIHGGKEPGFITGKPVGMGGSLGRTEATGHGVIYTVREACKLLGMDITKSTAALQGFGNVAQYAVQLFTKYGGRVISVSCWDEADQKTYTFRKMDGVTFEGLIGITDKFGSVDKAKAKALGYEILPGDAWIEQDVDILIPAAIENQITGDNVNRIAKRVKLIAEGANGPTTPEADKVIESRGIFVIPDFLCNAGGVTCSYFEQVQGNMNYYWPKEEVLSKLDHIMTNAFHSVAELAKSKKLYTRDAAYVIAINRVASACHQRGWV
- a CDS encoding PEP/pyruvate-binding domain-containing protein — translated: MTTPGDGPIDMFDRLRERAKELNCLYQVHDLTSDPERTPDDVCRGMVTAMPPGWLHPDSCWAKITIDSSIYEPPLVTETPWALRAPVLVMGKPVGAVEVFYSRQFPKADEGPFLKEERRLIDAAAALLGQYLTERRLRGMVRHWHVSLERLPADDRREWRIIVEFLRRTDPHLLQRVSRRMLNHLVWQGIEEAQNLLERLGANQRDRETSDENRPLERASLDEVMGITNAAFRIAASNLSDDEIAHVIELWVKDDKCGFLVEAVENQRTSLGEIADALEHFQQMGFEDKELSRSVQLGLRVSLVRRFLTEDIEYINTAKHYLHVHDFCDIVQRVVSPAGSRGKLGGKSSGLLLAHNIVRRSEEYEDALGAIKIPKTWYLTSDGILAFIDHNHLQDIHNRKYLEIEQVRKEYPHIVQAFKNSDFPKEILKGLAVTLDDMGDRPLIVRSSSLLEDRIGSAFSGKYKSLFLANRGTKRERMLALLDAIAEVYASIFSPDPIEYRAERGLLDLHEEMGVMIQEVVGTKVGRYFLPAFGGVAVSNNEFRWSPRITREDGLVRMVPGLGTRAVDRLSDDYPVLLAPGQPGLRANVTPQELLRYSPKRIDLINLDANRFATVLISDLLKQYGAKYPMFRQVFSLCDREGLHPVGGLDWDGSTDDIVATFEGLATTTPFLAQMRSLLQVLREKIGGPVDIEFAHDGQDFYLLQCRPQTYTDEVAATPIPRDIPADRIIFTAKRFVSNGRVPDLTHIVFVDPRQYERLENLDALRNVGRAMGRLNKLLPKHRFAMIGPGRWGSRGDIKLGVTVTYSDISNTALLMEVGEKRGGAMPELSFGTHFFQDLVESAIRYLPIYPDDPGVIFNWTFLLDAPNQFAELVPEFADLAGTIHVVDVAAAANGQLLRVLMNADQDEAIGFLTAPGVS